GGCGAGCAGCGCGGTGCGCGCGCCCCACTGCTGGATCAGCACGGCGATCCCCAGCAGCGCCAGCGCGTGCACCAGCTGGTAGTGCACACCGGTCTTGTAGGCCTCGAGCAGGTTGTCGGCCACCTTGCCGCGCAGGCCGTGGGCGCCAAACGCACCGAGCACGACGCCACTGCCGCCGAGGAAGGCGGCGAGTAACAGGTAGAGTTTTGCCATAGTGGTTTTCCGTATTTCCTTTTCGGCGGGGTGCGCCCATAAAAAAACCGCGCGGTTGCGCGGTTTTGCGTGCCTGTGGGCTATGCGCGGATCAGGCTTTCTCAGGCCTCCATCGCCACGCGCATTTTCTTCATGGCGTTCTTTTCCAGCTGGCGGATACGCTCGGCGGACACACCGTACTTGTCGGCCAGCTCGTGCAGCGTGGATTTCTGCTCGGACAGCCAGCGCGCGCGCAGGATATCCTGGCTGCGTTCGTCCAGCTGGCCCATGGCGGCAGCCAGGCTGTTGAGGCTGTTTTCCTGCCAGTTTTCGTGTTCCAGCTGCGCGGCCGGGTCGAAGCGACGGTCTTCCAGGTAGTGGGCCGGTGCCTGCCAGGCGCTGTCGTCATCGTCGTCCACGCCCGCATCGAAGGCGGCGTCGTGGGCGGCCAGGCGACCCTCCATTTCGTGCACGTGGGACACATCGACGTTCAGGTCGGCGGCCACCGCCTTGGCTTCGGCATTGGTCAGCCAGGCCAGTTTCTTCTTCTGCCCGCGCAGATTGAAGAACAGTTTGCGCTGCGCCTTGGTGGTGGCGATCTTGACGATACGCCAATTGCGCAGGATGAACTCGTGAATCTCGGCCTTGATCCAGTGCACCGCGAAGGACACCAGACGCACACCTTTCTCCGGGTTGAAGCGCTTGACCGCTTTCATCAGGCCAACGTTGCCCTCCTGGATCAGGTCGGACTGATTGAGGCCGTAACCGGAATAGGATTTGGCGATATGCACGACGAAGCGCAGGTGCGACAGCACCAGCTGGCGCGCGGCGTTCAGGTCTTCGCGGTAATAGAGGTCTTCCGCCAGCTGCTTCTCTTCTTCGGCGGACAGCACATCGAAGCCGCTGACCGTCTGGATATAGGCGCCGAGGTTGGCACCCGGAGACAGCATATGGGCTGGCTGTAAGCTGGTTCCCATTCAGGTCTCTCCTGTTCGAATTCTCGTTTCCGCCCGGCGCCCGCCGGACGGGTGTCGCCGCGGGCGTGACCGGCGGGCGACAAATTGGCTTCAGTGTAGCACCAGCGCGGCCCCGAAAGGAAGTCTGCGCGGAACGCGTAATGCCTTGAACGACGGGCTCTTAGAGGGGTTATCCACAGGCCGGGTTCCGCGCCACGCGGGGCCTTTACGCTTCTTGACCGACCAGACAGTCATTTTGACCTAGCGCGGCTCTATGGCCTTGATATGCCGCGCCACCGCGACCCAGGCGCCGAGCAGCCCCAGCAGTGCGGCGCCCGCGGTCAGCGCCAGCAGGTAGCGGATTCCGGGGCCGCTCAGGGCGTAGCTACTGCCGTAGGACGCCGACAGGCCGGCCACCGGGCCGGCCAGCAGCACCGCACCGCCGGCCACCAGCAACCAGGCCAGCAGGCCGCCGAAAAAGCCGTAGCACAGGCCGCTGTAGAGGAACGGGCGGCGCACGAAGGCGTTGGTGCCCCCCACCAGCTTGACCACCAGTATCTCTTCGCGGCGACTCTCGATATGCAGGCGGATGGTGTTGACCACTACCAGGATCACCCCCAGCGACAGCAGCAGTGCCAGCCCGGCGGACAGCCGCCGTCCCAGTTCGGTCAGGCGCGCCAATCGCTGCACCCAGGCCATGTCCAGCACCACCGCATCGGTCAGTGCGCTGCCGCGCAGCCGCTCGGCCAGCGCCTGCAGATCCGCGCGGGCCGTTCCGCGCGGGCGCACCAGCAACACCGCCGGCAACGGGTTGCTGTCGAGGCCGGCCAGTGCGTCGCCTAGCCCCGAGTTGCGCTGGAACTCGTCCAGCGCCTGCTGCGGGGAGATATAGGTCACTTCCGCCACCTGCGGGTCGGCGCGCAGCTCGTCGGCGAAATCCTGCAGCACCGCTTCGCGCACATCCTTGTGCAGGAATACCGAGATCTGCGGCTGCCCGTCCCAGCCGGCCACGGCGCGCTGGAAATTGACCAGTCCCAGCTGCAGGGCCGCCGGCAGCGCGAGGGCGATGGCAATCACCAGCGCAGTCATGCCGCTGGCCAGCGGCGCGGCGAGGAAGCGCCGCAGCGCCTCGCCGGCCATCTCGCGGTGGTGGTTCAGCCAGCTGTGCCAGCGGTCACCGACACTGGTGCGCGCGGTCACCGCGCCGGTGCGCTGGGGCCGCGGTTCGGCGGCGGCGCGCTGGCGCGTGCGGTTGTGTCTGGCGTTAGGCGTAGTCGGTTTCAAGGCTGGGGATTCCGTCGTAGATCAGCTGGCCTGCCTGCAGGGTCAGCACGCGGCGTTTCATGCGCGCGATCAGTTCGAGGTCGTGGCTGGCCACCAGCACGGTGACGCCCACGGCGTTGAAGTCGGCAAACAGTTGCATGATCTCTGCCGACAATTGCGGATCCAGGTTACCGGTGGGCTCGTCGGCCACCAGGATCGCCGGCTTGTTGACCACTGCGCGGGCGATACCGACGCGCTGCTGTTCACCGCCGGACAGCATGATCGGGTTCTGCTTTTCCTTGTGCAGCAGGCCCACCTTGTCCAGTGCGGCACGCACGCGGCGGCCTACCTCGCGCTTGCTGCAGCCGGCGACCGACAAAGGCAGGGCGATATTGTCGAACACGCTGCGGTCGAACAGCAGCTGGTGGTTCTGGAACACGATACCGAGATTGCGGCGGTAGTAGGGCACCTGGCCGTTGCGCAGGCGCCCCAGGTTCTGCCCGGCCACCAGGATACTGCCGCGCGTGGGCCGCTCGATGGCGGTGAGCAGTTTCAGCAGGGTGCTCTTGCCGGCACCGGAGTGACCGGTGAGAAACACCATCTCGCCACGGTCTATCTCCAGGCTGACCCGCACCAGCGCATCCTGCCCGGATTCATAGCGTTTGTTGACACTGTCGAAGGTGATCATGCAGCGCAGTATTGTTGTTGTTCTTGTGGAAAATCGATCAATTCGGTTCGCGACCGAACAGCGCAGCGACAAAGTCGTGCGCCACGAACGGCTGCAGGTCTTCGGCCTGCTCGCCGACACCGATAAAGCGTACCGGAATGCCGAAGCGCTGCGCCAGCGCAAAGATCACACCGCCCTTGGCGGTGCCGTCGAGCTTGGTCAGCACCAGGCCGGTGACACCAGCCGCGTCACGGAACTGGCTGGCCTGGCTGATGGCATTCTGGCCGGTACCGGCATCCAGCACCAGCAGCACCTCGTGCGGGGCCGTATCGTCCAGCTTGCCCATAACGCGGCGCACCTTGCTCAACTCTTCCATCAGGTTCGACTTGGTGTGCAGGCGCCCGGCGGTATCGGCGATCACCACGTCGACGCCGCGGGCCTGGGCCGACTGCACCGCGTCGTAGATCACCGAGGCGCTGTCGGCGCCGGTGTGCTGCGCCACCACCGGCACCCGGTGGCGTTCGCCCCACACCTGCAGTTGCTCCACCGCCGCCGCGCGGAAGGTATCACCGGCGGCCAGCATCACCGACTTGCCCTCGCCGAGCAAACGGTGAGCCAGCTTGCCGATGGTAGTGGTCTTGCCGACGCCGTTGACGCCGACAACGAGAATGACGAACGGCTTCTTGCCGGTGTCGATGGCCAGCGGCGCCTCGACGGTATCGAGCAGTTGGGCCATCTCTTCCTGCAGCGCGCGGTACAGTGCTTCGCCGTCTTTCAGTTCGCGGCGGGATACCCGCTCGGTCAGGCGGTCGATTATCCCGGTGGCCGCGTCGACGCCCACATCCGCCATCAGCAGCTGGGTCTCCAGTTCCTCCAGCAGCTCCTCGTCGATCTCCTTGGCGCCGAGGAACAGGTTGCCCATGCCCTCGGCAAACTGGCTGCTGGTGCGGCTGAGGCCGCGGCGGATACGGGCAAAGAAACCTTCTTTTTTCTGTGGTTGCGGCGCTGCGGGCGCGGGCGACGCCTCGACGGCCGGCTCCTCCTCCGCTGCCGGCGCCTTCTCCGCTACAGGCGCCTCTGCTGCCGGCGGCTGTTCCACAACCGGTTCTTCGGCAACCGGCTCTGCACCAGCGGGCGCCTGCTCGGGTGTCTCAACCGGGGCCGCTGCGGCATCGGCCTCGCCGGCGGCGTCCGCGGACTCGGCCTCCGGGGCCGGCTCGGCGTCGTCGGCTGTGGGTTTCTTTTTGCGCAGGAAGTCAAAGATCATTCGAGAGTCCGGGTGTACCGCTGGTAGAAAGGCGCTAATCTTAGCACCGCTCAGGCCGGCAGTAGAGCCTTCCGCTTGTGTGGAGAGAGCCTTCAGCGCATATGGAGAGAGCCCTCAGCGCGTATGGAGAGAGCCTTCGGCCAATCTGCAGACAGCCTTCAGCCTGTCCGGAGAAAGCCCCCGGCCGATCGCGCCACCGGAGCACCAGTCACCCGTCCGCACGAACAGCACGAACAGCACGAGAGTTACCTTGGCCCGCAACCGTCCCACAAACAAGCCGCGTAACGCCGCGCACCAGGCCCAATCCCAGCTGCGCATCATTGGCGGCCGCTGGCGCGGGCGCAAACTCGCCTTCGCCCCGGTGGAAGGGCTGCGTCCCACCGGCGACCGGCTGCGCGAGACGCTGTTCAACTGGCTGCAGTTTCACCTGCCCGGCGCCCGCTGCCTGGACCTGTTCGCCGGTTCCGGTGCGCTGGGTCTGGAGGCGCTGTCGCGCGGTGCGGCGGCAGTGGACTTCGTGGAACTGAACCCGCGCGCGGCGCAAACCCTGACCGAGCAGCTGCAGTTGCTTCAGGCAGACAGCGGCCGCGTACACTGCGCCGGCGCACAGGATTTCCTCGCCTGCTCCGCCGACAGCTACGATATCGTCTTCGTGGACCCGCCGTTCGCCGCCGACCTGTGGCAGGAAACCCTGTCCGCGCTGGCGCCGCGGCTGCGCGACGGTGCCCTGGTGTATGTGGAGAGCCCCCGCGACACCACGCTGGCGACGCCGGCCGGCTGGCAGCTGGAAAAAGACAAGAAGGCGGGGCAGGTGGCGATGCGGCTGTTTAGCCGTGGGCAGCCGGAGTCGCCCTGACTCCCGCTACCCGTCGCGCCGCCGAGACTGGCGCAAAAATGTGATTTTGCTGGCTCGGCGCCGCTCGCATTGGCCTGCCGGCCAATGGCGGCACATCCCTGTGCCGCGGCTTACCTGCGGGCAGCCGGAGTCGTCCTGACCTGCTTGCGGTCCGGCAGACACAGCGCTACTGCGGCGGTTTTTGAGCCCGCCGGACAAATTGTTTACCATGCGCGTCCCATTCGGCCCCGCTCGGAACGCTGACGTATGAAGAAAGTCGTCTATCCTGGAACCTTCGACCCCATCACCAATGGTCATATGGACCTGGTGGAGCGGGCTGCCCGGCTGTTCGATCACGTGATCGTGGCGGTAGCGGCGAGCAGCCGCAAGAACCCGCTGTTCACCATGGACGAGCGGGTCGAGCTGGCCCAGCAAGTGCTCAGCCACCTGCCCAACGTGGAAGTCATAGGATTCGATATTCTGCTCGCCGACCTGGTGCGCCAGGTGGACGCCTACGGCGTGCTGCGCGGTCTGCGCGCGGTGTCGGACTTCGAGTACGAATTCCAGCTGGCCAATATGAACCGGCAGCTGGCGCCGAATATGGAGAGCCTGTTCCTGACCCCGGCGGAGCACCTGTCCTACATTTCCTCGTCACTGGTGCGCGAGATCGCCTCCCTCGGCGGCGACGTGACCAAGTTTGTGCCGCCGGCGGTAGAGCAGGCGCTGCGGGAAAAGTTCGGCCGATAAACCCGCGATAACGCGTTCGGTAAATAGCCGCCGCGGCGTGCGAGGCGGATTATTTGGCCCCGGCCACCACCTCGCCAGCGCGGTAGCGGCGCCACAGGCTGGCGCTGGCGCTCTGCGCCACTGGCAGCTGTAGCAGGTTCTTGTCCAGTACGGCGAAATCCGCCGCTCCCCCCACCACCAGGCTGCCGTCGTCAGCGGCGCGGCGGCCGGCCCCGGCCAGCAGCGCGCGCAGCTCCGCGCGGTAGTCCTCGACGCTGCGCCGCGGCAGCATGTTGCGCATCAGCATCACCGCACCCGTTCCGCGCAGCACGCCGATGGCGAGTCCGCTGTCGTCCCTGGCGATGGAGCCACCGTCAGGATCGGCGGTATCACTGTTGATGCCGGCGGCGGCCAGCGCTTCGGAGTTGGTCCAGACACTCTTGCGGTCGGCGGAGAACAGCACAATCGGGTAGAAGTCGCTGACCTGGTCCAGCTGATCCTTGTGCGGTCCGCCGGCGGCAAAGATACCGGACTGCCAGCCCTCGCCGACGAAGACCTGGCGCTGCGGGTGCAGGTGCATAAACTCCGCCACCCGCTGCTGGCAGTCGCCGACGCTGGCGGCGCCGTGCAGGCTCACCCGGTTGCCCAGCGCCCACGCGGGTAACGTCGCGCCGACAAAGCCCGGCAGCACCAGGCGGCCGCCCAGATCTTCGATGCGTGTGTTCGGCCCCACAAACGCGCCGAGACCGTCCTCGGCGCCCAGATACACGATGCGCCCGCCGTCGACGGCCATGGCCGCGACCTGCGGCTGTTGCGGATCGAGGGTGACGATGGCAGCGTTCTTCAGCACCAGCTGGGCGCCGGGCTTCGCCGTCGACGCCTTATCCGGCGAACCGCGCTCACAGGCGCTGAGCAGCAGCGCCACAGCGGTCATCAGGGCGCACAGCAGGCGGCTGCGGTGAATCGGTCCCATCTCCATTTCGGCCTCCCGTGCAATCGCTGGCAACCGGCAAAGTATAGGAGAGGGCAGGCGGGAAATATTCAGTCGCCGCCTTTCAACCACAGGTAGTCGGTCGGGTTGTCGGGGCAGGCACCGAGGCCACACTCCAGGGTCGTCGACACCACATTGATGGCCAGCACCGCCACAAACGCGACAGCAGCAAGGCGACCGGGGACATCCAGCCGCCGCGGTACCGCATCGTCCTCCACGGCGTCGCCCAGCAGCAGGCGCAGACCGCAGTACACCAGCAGGACGACAAACGCGAGCAGTGCCCAGGTGTAAAAGTGCACACCGAGAAACGGCGAGCCATAGCCCGGATCATCCGGCGCGATATGCAACAGTACCTGGCGCGCCGACGACACCACGCCACCCAGCGCCGACAATACCACCACACCCCAGTGCATCGGCCGCTCGCCGAAACGCAGGTTCATCAATAGACCGATTCCGGCCATGCCGAAGGCGGCGCGCTGCAGCAGGCACAGGGGGCAGGGCAACTCGCGGTAAAGCAGCTGCCAGACAAAGGCGAACCAGAGCACTGCGGCCAACCCCAACAGGGCGAGACTATCGAGGCTGACGGATTTGTAACTGGGGGCTGTCATTCTGCGCCCTTAGAGAGACAGGTGCATTGGGTCGGTCATGTGGTAGAAGCACCAGGCGATATAGATCGCCATGGTGACCAGCCACCAACCCAGCGCCGCACTGCGCCGACCGCTCCAGGTGTACCAGGCGGACAACAGCACGGTGACAAACGGCAGCATCATAATCACGGCGCCGGCTCCAACAGGAAAAGACTAAAAACTCAGTCTAGCCGTCAAATCAGCGCTGGCAGCGTGGGCAAAAGAAGGTATTGCGCTGGCCCAGCACCTGTTCGCGTACCGGGCGGCCGCAGCCGCGGCAGGGCAGGCCGGTGCGGCCGTAGACATTGAGCTGCTGGGCAAAGTAGCCGGGCTTGCCGTCGCCGCCGATAAAGTCGCGCAGCGTGGTGCCGCCCTGC
This region of Microbulbifer sp. SAOS-129_SWC genomic DNA includes:
- a CDS encoding DUF423 domain-containing protein — protein: MAKLYLLLAAFLGGSGVVLGAFGAHGLRGKVADNLLEAYKTGVHYQLVHALALLGIAVLIQQWGARTALLASGALFCVGVLLFSGSLYGLTFGGPRWLGPVTPLGGLLMIGGWVALFVAALRFPG
- the rpoH gene encoding RNA polymerase sigma factor RpoH — encoded protein: MGTSLQPAHMLSPGANLGAYIQTVSGFDVLSAEEEKQLAEDLYYREDLNAARQLVLSHLRFVVHIAKSYSGYGLNQSDLIQEGNVGLMKAVKRFNPEKGVRLVSFAVHWIKAEIHEFILRNWRIVKIATTKAQRKLFFNLRGQKKKLAWLTNAEAKAVAADLNVDVSHVHEMEGRLAAHDAAFDAGVDDDDDSAWQAPAHYLEDRRFDPAAQLEHENWQENSLNSLAAAMGQLDERSQDILRARWLSEQKSTLHELADKYGVSAERIRQLEKNAMKKMRVAMEA
- the ftsX gene encoding permease-like cell division protein FtsX: MKPTTPNARHNRTRQRAAAEPRPQRTGAVTARTSVGDRWHSWLNHHREMAGEALRRFLAAPLASGMTALVIAIALALPAALQLGLVNFQRAVAGWDGQPQISVFLHKDVREAVLQDFADELRADPQVAEVTYISPQQALDEFQRNSGLGDALAGLDSNPLPAVLLVRPRGTARADLQALAERLRGSALTDAVVLDMAWVQRLARLTELGRRLSAGLALLLSLGVILVVVNTIRLHIESRREEILVVKLVGGTNAFVRRPFLYSGLCYGFFGGLLAWLLVAGGAVLLAGPVAGLSASYGSSYALSGPGIRYLLALTAGAALLGLLGAWVAVARHIKAIEPR
- the ftsE gene encoding cell division ATP-binding protein FtsE, whose protein sequence is MITFDSVNKRYESGQDALVRVSLEIDRGEMVFLTGHSGAGKSTLLKLLTAIERPTRGSILVAGQNLGRLRNGQVPYYRRNLGIVFQNHQLLFDRSVFDNIALPLSVAGCSKREVGRRVRAALDKVGLLHKEKQNPIMLSGGEQQRVGIARAVVNKPAILVADEPTGNLDPQLSAEIMQLFADFNAVGVTVLVASHDLELIARMKRRVLTLQAGQLIYDGIPSLETDYA
- the ftsY gene encoding signal recognition particle-docking protein FtsY encodes the protein MIFDFLRKKKPTADDAEPAPEAESADAAGEADAAAAPVETPEQAPAGAEPVAEEPVVEQPPAAEAPVAEKAPAAEEEPAVEASPAPAAPQPQKKEGFFARIRRGLSRTSSQFAEGMGNLFLGAKEIDEELLEELETQLLMADVGVDAATGIIDRLTERVSRRELKDGEALYRALQEEMAQLLDTVEAPLAIDTGKKPFVILVVGVNGVGKTTTIGKLAHRLLGEGKSVMLAAGDTFRAAAVEQLQVWGERHRVPVVAQHTGADSASVIYDAVQSAQARGVDVVIADTAGRLHTKSNLMEELSKVRRVMGKLDDTAPHEVLLVLDAGTGQNAISQASQFRDAAGVTGLVLTKLDGTAKGGVIFALAQRFGIPVRFIGVGEQAEDLQPFVAHDFVAALFGREPN
- the rsmD gene encoding 16S rRNA (guanine(966)-N(2))-methyltransferase RsmD; this encodes MARNRPTNKPRNAAHQAQSQLRIIGGRWRGRKLAFAPVEGLRPTGDRLRETLFNWLQFHLPGARCLDLFAGSGALGLEALSRGAAAVDFVELNPRAAQTLTEQLQLLQADSGRVHCAGAQDFLACSADSYDIVFVDPPFAADLWQETLSALAPRLRDGALVYVESPRDTTLATPAGWQLEKDKKAGQVAMRLFSRGQPESP
- the coaD gene encoding pantetheine-phosphate adenylyltransferase gives rise to the protein MKKVVYPGTFDPITNGHMDLVERAARLFDHVIVAVAASSRKNPLFTMDERVELAQQVLSHLPNVEVIGFDILLADLVRQVDAYGVLRGLRAVSDFEYEFQLANMNRQLAPNMESLFLTPAEHLSYISSSLVREIASLGGDVTKFVPPAVEQALREKFGR
- a CDS encoding amidohydrolase family protein; translation: MEMGPIHRSRLLCALMTAVALLLSACERGSPDKASTAKPGAQLVLKNAAIVTLDPQQPQVAAMAVDGGRIVYLGAEDGLGAFVGPNTRIEDLGGRLVLPGFVGATLPAWALGNRVSLHGAASVGDCQQRVAEFMHLHPQRQVFVGEGWQSGIFAAGGPHKDQLDQVSDFYPIVLFSADRKSVWTNSEALAAAGINSDTADPDGGSIARDDSGLAIGVLRGTGAVMLMRNMLPRRSVEDYRAELRALLAGAGRRAADDGSLVVGGAADFAVLDKNLLQLPVAQSASASLWRRYRAGEVVAGAK
- a CDS encoding disulfide bond formation protein B — its product is MTAPSYKSVSLDSLALLGLAAVLWFAFVWQLLYRELPCPLCLLQRAAFGMAGIGLLMNLRFGERPMHWGVVVLSALGGVVSSARQVLLHIAPDDPGYGSPFLGVHFYTWALLAFVVLLVYCGLRLLLGDAVEDDAVPRRLDVPGRLAAVAFVAVLAINVVSTTLECGLGACPDNPTDYLWLKGGD
- a CDS encoding DUF5993 family protein: MMLPFVTVLLSAWYTWSGRRSAALGWWLVTMAIYIAWCFYHMTDPMHLSL